TTTACTGTGCATATGATTCCTTTTATAATAGAACAAAAACTGAGGTTTATATTCAGGCATTAACAGAGTGTCAGCTATATTCTATATCGCACGAAAATTTACAGCGACTTTATGAAAAATGCGAAACAGCTAAAAAACTGGGCCGTATTGCTACCGAATATTTGCTGGATAAAAAAGTAAAAAGAGAATTAGATCTATTGACCAAAACACCTCAGGAGCGATACGAGAAGTTGTTGTTTGAGCAGCCTAAATACATTCGACAAATTCCATTAAAATACCTTGCTTCCTATATTGGCATAGTGCCGGAAACTCTAAGCAGAATCAGAAAACGCATTTCTTGACCAAAGTCAATTTCCGGACCATTTATTAAACTCAGCTTTGTATAATCATTTTAACAATTAAAATTGAAATACAAATGAAAGTTACAATTACACATATTGACACTGCCTGCGTGTTGATAAACATTAATGGATATAAAATTTTAACAGATCCTACCTTAGATAAAAAGGATGGTTTTTTTCCGCAGTATGTCAGCAGTCCTATGGCATTTTCAAAAAAGTATATTAGTCCTTTTTTATCAATCGAAGAAATAGGAAAAGTAGATTTGGTTTTATTAAGCCACGATCATCATAGTGATAATTTAGATAAAAAAGGCAGAGCTTTTATTAAAACTGTTCCAGTTGTTCTTTCAACAAAAGATGCGGTAAGACGTTTGAAAAATACCAATACAATTGGTCTTGATAACTGGCAGGAATATCAGGTTGAAACAGAAAAAGTAAAGAGTTTAAAAATTACTGCTATACCGGCTCAACATACCAATATCAAACGACTGGATAAAATTATGGGTAAGGTTATAGGTTTTACTTTAGAGTGGGGAGGACAAACAAACGGTTGTATGTATATTTCTGGAGATACAGTACTTTTTGACGGATTGTATGAACTGGAACAAAAGAAAAAAGTTGATATCGCAATTTTACATTTAGGAGCCGGCGCATTCCCATATTTAAAAAAGAATCTAAGAGTAACCATGAATGGTAAAGAAGCAATTGCAACCACTCAGCTTTTAAATCCAAGTATTGTAATTCCTATACATTATGAAGGATGGTGGCATTTTAAACAATCGGTAAAGTCATTAAAAAGCGAAATTGAAAGATCGGAACTAAATGAAAAATTTCTATGGCTTAAAAGCGGTACCGAAACCTTTCTTTCAGAATAATATCTTCAATACTACAAAAAAACTCCTTTAGAAATTAAGTAGTTTTTTAATGATACATACGATTCTGTTTTTTACAAGTGATGTTGTATTTTTTAGGGAAAGGATAATGGCTAATGAGGAACAATTATTTATCGGGAAAAAACTTATATTCGCGAATGTTTTTAAAAATTGAAAACGAAAGAAATATTTCAAATCTCAAATCTTAAAATAAATGAAAAAAGTAATTTGTTCTTTAATAGTAACAATGCTCACAATTTGTGCTTATTCGCAGGAAATTAAAATAAAGAATGACGAAGTTAAACTTGATGAAAAAATCGTTGCCTACATTACCGGTAAAAAACCAAGTTTACAAATTTTAAGTTTAGACAAACAGTACACAGTAAATGCCGAATTGAAATTTTTGGAGTCTACAGGAAAAAGATGGATGGTTTTGAAAAGTTTGAAAACTGAAAAAACAAATGAGGCTGATTATAAAAAGTTTAATCCGTTAAATCAACAAAAAAGTGTAATTGAAGCTTTTATTGATAAAGGGTTTTTAAGTGCAGACGGACTAAATACGGAAGCAATTGAAAGTTTTATAAACGGAGCATATTCAGGAATTTCTGACAACATAAAAGCTGAAGCCAATGCAGCTGCCGACAAGAAAAATAAAATTGCAAGCTATAAGATTTCGATTGATGATGCTGGTGCTGTTTTCAGCGGACAAAATAAAATTGGAACCGTAAAAATTGCCAGAACAAATAGTTCAGGAATACAAAGCTACGAGGTTCTTGATTTAGACGGGTTCGTTATCGCGACCTGGTACAATATGAGCAGCATGCATCCGGGTTATAATAAAGCGCTGTACGAAGAACTAATTACATTTGATGGAAAAGTGATGAAAGTAAAACCGGATACTTTTGGAACTCTTCAATATAAAATGAGTACAGATAAAACGGCTTTGAATATTGTTGGAGAATTGATAGGTAATGACTATGTTTTACAACATCAGGGAGCGGCTGCTAAAGATGTAGCGAAACAGGAAAAGTTGAAAGCTGATCAGGAAATAGCAGCAAAAGAAAAAGAAGCTGATAACAGAATCTACGAGCAAAAACCTTTTGCTATGGACGAGAAAAAGGCAATCAGAATTATTGAATACAT
The sequence above is drawn from the Flavobacterium sp. N2038 genome and encodes:
- a CDS encoding Crp/Fnr family transcriptional regulator, encoding MESLIEYFAKLGFSEDALTEFLSCIKTRKFAANESILVHGQMENFLSFVDTGVVRYYVIANDKEITFDFAFKDSFYCAYDSFYNRTKTEVYIQALTECQLYSISHENLQRLYEKCETAKKLGRIATEYLLDKKVKRELDLLTKTPQERYEKLLFEQPKYIRQIPLKYLASYIGIVPETLSRIRKRIS
- a CDS encoding MBL fold metallo-hydrolase, which codes for MKVTITHIDTACVLININGYKILTDPTLDKKDGFFPQYVSSPMAFSKKYISPFLSIEEIGKVDLVLLSHDHHSDNLDKKGRAFIKTVPVVLSTKDAVRRLKNTNTIGLDNWQEYQVETEKVKSLKITAIPAQHTNIKRLDKIMGKVIGFTLEWGGQTNGCMYISGDTVLFDGLYELEQKKKVDIAILHLGAGAFPYLKKNLRVTMNGKEAIATTQLLNPSIVIPIHYEGWWHFKQSVKSLKSEIERSELNEKFLWLKSGTETFLSE